Genomic window (Blattabacterium cuenoti):
TTATTTTAATATGGTGGAAGTAAAGATTAAACCTTTGGCAGATCGTGTTCTTGTGCAACCTGATCCTGCTGAAACAAAAACCGCTTCAGGTATTATTATTCCTGATACAGCAAAAGAAAAACCACAAAAAGGGACTATAATAGCAGTAGGTCAAGGAAAAAAAGATGAACCTATGAATCTAAAAGAAGGGGATCGAGTTTTGTACGGTAAATATTCTGGAACAGAATTAAAATGGGAAGGAGAAGAATATCTTATTATGCGAGAATCTGATGTTATAGCTATCATATGATTCATATTTTACTTTATTAAATCAGGAAAATTTATTAAAATTTAAAAAATTATGGCAAAAGATATTAAATTTGATATTGAAGCGAGAGATAAATTAAAAAAAGGAGTAGATGCATTGGCGAATGCAGTTAAGGTCACTTTAGGTCCAAAAGGTCGTAACGTTGTGTTACAAAAATCCTTTGGAGGCCCTCAAGTAACTAAAGATGGAGTTACTGTAGCTAAAGAAATAGAATTGGAAGATTCTATAGAAAATCTTGGAGCGCAAATGGTGAAAGAAGTAGCTTCTAAAACTAATGATGTAGCTGGAGATGGAACTACTACTGCTACTGTGTTGGCTCAGGCTATTGTTAGGGAAGGATTAAAAAATGTGGCAGCTGGAGCAAATCCTATGGATTTGAAAAGAGGAATAGATAAAGCTTTAGAAGTAGTAATTTTAGACTTAAAAAGACAATCTAGAGAAGTTGGAGGAAATACAGAAAAAATAAAACAAGTAGCTTCTATTTCTGCAAATAATGATGAAAAAACTGGAGCTTTGATCGCCGATGCTTTTGAAAAAGTGGGAAAAGAAGGAGTTATTACGGTTGAAGAAGCAAAAGGAACAGATACATCTGTAGATGTAGTTGAAGGGATGCAATTTGATAGAGGATATCAGTCTCCATATTTTGTGACCAATACTGAGAAAATGATAACAGAATTTGATCAACCTCAAATTTTATTATCTGATAAAAAAATAGCAGCAATGAAAGATTTGTTGCCTATATTAGAACCTGTCGCTCAATCCGGTAAACCTTTATTAATTATTTCTGAAGAAGTAGAAGGAGAAGCTTTAGCTACATTAGTAGTTAATAAAATACGAGGTACTTTAAAAGTTGCAGCTATTAAAGCTCCTGGTTTTGGAGATAGAAGAAAAGCAATGTTAGAAGATATTGCTATCTTGACAGGAGGTTCCGTTATCTCTGAGGAAACAGGAAGTAAATTAGAGGATGTTAAATTAAATATGCTAGGAAAAGCAGAAAGAGTTATTATAGATAAAGATAATACTACTATAGTCAATGGAGGTGGAAATAAAAAAGATATAAGAGCACGTGTAGATCAAATTAAATCTCAAATAGAATCTACAACATCCGATTATGATAAGGAGAAGCTACAAGAACGTCTTGCTAAATTAGCCGGTGGGGTAGCAGTTCTTTATGTTGGTGCAGCATCTGAAGTTGAAATGAAAGAAAAAAAAGATCGTGTAGATGATGCTTTAAATGCAACTAGGGCTGCAGTAGAAGAAGGAATAGTAGCAGGAGGTGGAGTAGCTTTAGTTCGTGCTATAAAATCTTTAGATCATACAACAGGAGATAATTCAGATCAAGATACTGGAATACAAATAGTTAGAAGATCTCTTGAAGAACCTTTACGTCAAATTGTAGCTAATGCAGGTGGAGAAGGTTCTGTAGTTGTTGCTAAAGTAGCAGAAGGAAAAGGCGATTTTGGATATGATGCTAAAATTGGTGAATATAAAAATATGATAGAAGAAGGAATTATAGACCCTACAAAAGTAGCTAGGGTTGCATTAGAAAATGCAGCTTCTGTATCAGGAATGTTATTAACTACTGAATGTGTTGTTACAGAAATAAAGAAAGACGAATCTAGTGTTACACCTCCAATGCCAGGAGCTGGAGGAGGTGGTATGGGAGGAATGATGTAATTTTATATTAATGTTAAAAAAAAATAGTGTCTTATCAGACACTATTTTTTTGATTAATTTAAAACCAATTTTTCTGAATTTTCAAAGTTTGTTCAATAACATCTCTTACACATCCTTTTCCTCCTTTTTTTGGTGAAATATATTTAGAAATATCTTTGACCTCTTGAACTGCATCTATTGGAGAACAAGGTAAAGCTACAGATTTCATAATCTCAATATCAGGAATATCATCTCCCATATAGAGAATTTCTTTTTTAGTTATATTTAAAATTTTACAATATTCATCTAAATATTTTTTTTTATTATCTACTCCTTGATAAATATAAGGAATATTTAAACTTCTTAAACGTCTAAAAACCATTAAATCTGATCCCCTTGTTATGATGCATAAATTATATCCTTTTTTTCTTGCCAATTGCATTGCATATCCATCTTTAACAAACATTTGCCTAACCATATTCCCATCTGGAAATAAATTTAAAGTACAGTTTGTCAATACTCCATCAACGTCAAATATGAAAGTATTAATCTTATTCATTATACTTATATAACTCTCCATTATATTCCATTAAACATAATAAAAACAACCGATCATTGTTTATTATTACTTCGCAATAAACAACTTAAAATAAAATTATAAACTCAACAACATATAAATTTAAATATCTTCAAAATTAATATTTGTAAAATTTTTTATATCCGATGTTTTTTTTTGTTGTCCATCCTTAATTTCTTGATTATATGTAGTATGATTTTTAAAATCTTTTTGATGACGTTCTGAAATAACCTCTCTTCCTTTTTCATTAATAATAAATCGAATCATATCATCAAGTATACTTTGAAATTTTGAAAAATCTTCTTTGTATAAATAAATTTTATGTTTTTTATAAGTTATTTCTCCTGTTTCAGAAAAATTTTTTTTACTTTCAGTTATAGTCAAATAATAATCACCAGCTCTTGTTTCTCTTGCATCGAAAAAATAAGTTCGACTACCAGTTTTTAGAGTTCGTGAACAAATTTCATTTCTTTCTTTTATATTTTCTTTTTCGTCCATTTCAAAAATATTATAATCCTAATTCAGCAAATCTAAATAAAAAAAATGGTCCATACTATTTTTTTATTACAATTATTCAAAATTAATTTTATAAAGAAATATTATAATTTTTTATTTTTGATATTTTTCCATTTTTTAACACAATAAACAAATCAAAATCAGAAATATAAGAAGTATCATGAGTTATAATAATAATAGTACTATATTTCATTTCCTCTTTAATATAATGAATAATTAATTTCCTAGTTTTTTGATCTATAGCAGAAAAACTATCATCAAATATAAGAATTTTTGGATTTCTTATGATAGCTCTAGCTATACATATTCTTTGTTTTTGCCCTCCAGATAAAGTAACTCCTCTTTCCCCTATAATTGTTTCATATCCATTTTTAAAATTTAAAATATCATTTTCTATCATAGCAATCTTAGCAGCATCATATACTTTACATGGAGTAACTTTATTCAGACTTCCTAAAGCTATATTATTATAAATAGAATCTGAAAAAAGAAAAGACTCTTGAGGGACATAACCAATGCTTTTCCTTAAATCATATAAATTATGATCTCTTAAAGATAAATTATCTATTAAAATCTCTCCTTGATTCGGATCATATAAACGGGATATTAATCTACCTATAGTTGTTTTTCCTGATCCTGTTTCTCCTGTCAAAATTAAAGTTTTTCCTTTTATTAAAGTAAATGATATTTTACTAATTGTATGATTTAGATTTTCTTGTTTTATATTATTTTTATGATTATTCTGACAATAGAAAAAACTCACATTTTTAAATTTAACTGTTCCAAAAATTTTTGTATTTATCAAATTATTATTCAATATTTTAGGTTTCTCTTTCAAAAATTCACTAATACGAATTTGCGAAACTTTAGCTCTTTCTAAAATAGAAACCACCCATCCTAATATAATAAAAGGAAAAATTAAAACATTTATATATGTAAAAAATTCAGCAATAGTTCCAATTTCTTTTATTTCTCCTTTAAAATATTTTTGACTTCCGAAAAAAAGAATTAATAAATGACAAGTTCCTATGAAAAATATAATAATAGAAGATAATATAGTATCAATTCTAGCTAATTCTATATTTTTTTTATGATATTTTAATATAATTTTCCTATGTTTTTCTTGAAAAAAAGATTCTGATACAAATGATTTAATAATATGAATTCCTGAAAAAGTTTCTTGTACAAAAGAACATATAATAGACTGAAAATTTTGAACTTCTTCACTTTTATTAGTAATAAAAACGCTAATATAATAAATAGAAATAAAAAGAATAGGAATGGGTAAAATAACATAAAAAGTCAGTATTTTATTAATACGTAACATTTGCATAAAAACCATAAAAAAAAGAACTATAAGATTCAAAAAATACATTATTCCAGGACCTATATACTGTCTTATAAAAGAAACGTCTTCTGTAAGACGGTTCATCAAATCTCCTGTAGAATTATTTTTATAAAAAGACAAACTTAATTTTTGATAATGTGAAAAAATTTCATTTTTTATATCAAATTCTATCATTCTAGACGTAATAATTATACATTGTCGCATATGATATTTTACAAATCCACCTATAATTGGAACTATCAATATAATACCGGTATAAATACAAATATCTCTTTTTAAAGAAAAAGAATTTGATGTATTTGAAAAGTTCGTAAATAGATTTTTTATGGTATTAACAGATTTACCTATATAAGGAATAGGAAGTAGAGTTAAAATATTTGATACTAAAATTAATAAAAATCCTATACACAAACGTAATTTGTACTTTTGACAATATCTTTTGCTAAAAGCAAATAAATCACCCATATAACACACAAAAATACAAACTTTTTAAGTTTAATTTTTTATTTATATAATTGTACGAAAAATTTTGTCGTGCATAAAAAATCAACATTATTATAACACAAAATGTCAATAAGACGACACTTTAGAATAAGAAGTTTACAATTTTTATATGCTCAACATTTATCGAAGATGGATTCAAATAAAGTTGAAGAAAATATGCTTAAAAATATTGAAACATTGCATATTCTATATATCTTTTTTCTAAATTTAATTTTAAAAATTAGAGAAAATGCTATAAAAAATAATAATAATAAAACAGACATAATACAAAAGTTTGCATGTAATTCAGTAATAAAAATACTATCTAAAAATAAATATTTAATAGAGGAATATCGTTCTACAAAAAATTCTGGAAAAATTTTATGGAATCAACAGGACGAATATATTTTTATTTTATTACAAGAAATGCAAAAATCAAACTTTTTCAGTAAATTTTATAAAAAAGACTGTTCTTCTTTTGAAGAGGAAAAAAGATTTCTAATAAAATATTATAAAAATTTTATTATTCCAAATAAAAAATTAATAGAATATATAGAAGATTTATATTATTTTAATGGAGAAGAAGATTTATACTTAGCTCATAATATGGTATGCAAAACTTTACGATTTATTAATCATTCCACTCCTCATAATTTTAAATTATATAATATTTACAAAAATAATGAAAATAAAAAATTTGTCATCAATTTATATCGAAATACAATTTTTCATAAAGAAGAATTCAATAACTTAATTAATGATACATCAAATAATTGGGATATAAAAAGAATAGCAATTATAGATTTAATTATATTGCAAATGGCTATTTGCGAATTTTTATATTTTCCAAATATCCCTCCTAAAGCAACTATGAATGAATATATTGAAATTACAAAAATTTTTTGTATGGAAAAAAGTAAAATTTTTATTAATGGTATATTAGATCAAATATTTAAATTTTTATACAAAAAAAATAAAATATTCAAAATAGGAAAAGGACTTATGTAAGTATATTAAAATATTATATTTTATGTTTTTTTCATTACAACAAAATTCTATTGCAAGCACTATTTGGATGTTTGTATTGATTTTCATTATATTTTATTTTTTTATGATCCGTCCTCAAATAAAAAAACAAAAAATTGAAAAAAAGTTTCAAGAAAATTTACAAATAGGAAATTATATAGTAACAAATTCAGGAATGCATGGTAAAATTATAGATATTACAGATCATTTTTGTATACTAGAAACTATTACAGGAAAAGTAAAACTTGAAAAAAATACAATTTCAAAAGAATTAACTCAATTACGTTATAATAATAGTAACAATAATAATATTATAAATTATGATAAAAAAAATAAAGAATAGGAAAATAAAATTGATAGGAATAACGGGAAAAATGGGATCTGGAAAAAGTTTATTTTCTTCTTTCTTTAAAAAAAAAGGAATTCCGGTTTATTATTCAGATAAAAGAGGGAAAGTATTGATGAATAAAATAGAAATCATAAAACAAAACATTATAAAATATTTTGGAAAAAATTCTTATCAAAAAAATAAAATAAATAAAACTCATCTATCTAAAATTGTATTTCAAAATTCTATGGCATTAAAATTATTATGTCATATTGTACATCCATGGATGTTACTTGATTTTAAACAGTGGATGTCTTCTATAATAAAAAAAAAACTATTTATGTAATAAAGGAATCGGCTATATTATTTGAAAGTAAAAATTATAAAGAATGTGATTTCATTATAAGTATAATTTCAAAAAAAATAAATATGATCGAAAGAATAATAAAAAGAGATAATTTAAATGAAAATCAAATTATAGATCGTTTAAAAAATCAAATATCTAATAAAAAAAGAAAAAAAAAATCAAATTTTATAATTCAAAATGATTTATCCACATACCATTTACAACAAGAAGCAGATAGAATACATCAACTATTAAAAACATTAATTATAACATAACATGGAAAAAAGAGAGAAAAAAACTAGAAAAGGCAAAATATGAAATAAAACCTATTGAACCCTACGTAAAAATCCTATTATAAATGATAAAAAAAATAATTAACTCAAGGCTATTCATCTTTTTTTCCAGTTAAAAAAGATAAAAAATATATTAATTGAGCCAAACTTCCCAAAGCAGAAATAACGTAAGTCATTGCCGCCCAGTTTAGTGATTCTTTTGCTTTATGATATTCTTGATAATTTACCACATTTTTATTTCGTAACCAAGTTAACGCTCTATTACTTGCGTCAAATTCTATGGGTAATGTGAGAAAAGAAAAAATTACAACTAAAAAAAATAATCCTATCCCAAATTTTAGAATTAAAGAATCTTTTCCTCCTGAACTATAAAAAATAGTTAATCCAGACATAATTGCTATATTAATAAATTTCGAACTAAAATTTAGAATAGGAACTAAATGATTTCGTAATTTTAATAGATTATAACCTAATCTATGTTGCAATGCATGACCACACTCATGAGCGGCCACTGCAACTGAAGCTGCCGTTCTATCGTTATAAACTTTTTCACTTAAATTAATTGTTTTATTTATAGGATTATAATGATCAGTCAATTCTCCTTCAACAGAAAGAACATTAACATCATATATACCATGGTCTGTTAACATTTTTTCTGCTATTTCTTTTCCACTCATATGTGAATGTAAATAAAGTTTAGAATAAATTCTAAACTTATTTTTTAATATTGCATTAACAATAACACTAACTAAAAAAATAGTTCCTACAATGAAATAGTAATTCATAAAAATCTTTTTTTTTGAACAAAAATATTAATTTATCAATTAAAATGAAAATATATATAAATTAGCTTATATGTCAAACTTTTGACTATGAATATACCAAGAGTAAACAGTCTAAAAAGAGTCGTTATTATTGGTGCTGGATTTGCCGGATTACAAGTAGCAAAAAAATTAAGAAGAGACAAATTTCAAGTGGTTCTTATAGATAAAAATAATTATCATACTTTCCAACCTTTATTATATCAAGTGGCTACAGCAGGTTTAGAACCAGATTCAATAGCACATTCTATTAGAAATATTATTAAAAAAACAAAAAATTTTTTTTTCAGATTAGCTATCGTTCATTATATCAATACAAAAAAACAAAAAATATACACAAATGTAGGATATATATCCTATGACTATTTAGTTATAGCTACAGGATCTGTTACTAATTATTTTGGAAATAAAAATATCGAGTCTTTTGCTTTACCTATGAAATCTATTCCAGAAGCTTTAAATTTAAGAAGTCTAATTTTACAAGATTTTGAATCTGCTTTATTAACAAAAAATGAAAAGGAAAAAGAAAGACTTATGACTTTTGTCATTGTAGGAGGAGGGCCAACGGGAGTTGAATTAGCTGGAGCTTTAGCTGAAATGAAAAAATATGTATTACCACATGATTATCCAGATTTAGATATACAATATATGAATATTCATTTATTACAAGCTACTTCTAGATTATTGGATGGAATGTCTGAACAATCAGCTAAACAAGCTTATAAAAATTTGAAAGAATTAGGTGTTATAATTTGGTTGAATTGTTTAGTGAAAGATTATAATGGGGAAATAGTTTTTATGGAAAAAAATAAAAAGATAGAATCTTCTAACGTGATATGGGCGGCAGGAGTAAAAGGTTCTATTATAAAGGGATTTTTAAAAGAAGATATAGAGGGTAATAGAATTTTAGTAGATAATAATCTTAAAACTATTAGATATAAAAATATTTTTGCGATTGGTGATGTCGCTTCTATGAAGAAAAACAAACATTATCCTAATGGTCATCCTATGATAGCTCAACCTGCTATACAACAAGGTAATTATTTAGCTAAAAATTTGAATTGTTTTTTAGATTATTCAAATATAAAACCTTTTGTTTATAAAAATTTAGGTTCTATGGCTACCATTGGGAGAAATAAAGCAGTATGTGATTTTCCCTATTTAAAATTAAAAGGTTTTTTAGCATGGATTGTTTGGATGTTTGTTCATTTAGTCAATTTAGTAGGGTTCAGAAATCGAGCAATAGCTTTAACAAATTGGATAATTCAATATTTTCATTATAATAAAAGTGTACGTCTAATTATAAGGCCATTTCATAGAAAAAAAAAAATTATTTAAAAATAAGTTGAGAAAGAATATTTTTCATTTTATTTTCTGTTTCTATATACTCTTGATCTATGTTGCTATCTATGGTAATTCCACTCCCTGCATATAAAGTTATTTCTTTTTTATCTTCTTTAATTCTTAGACATCTTAAATTAAGATATAACTCCATCTTTTTTTTATTAACTATTCCAATATATCCTGTATAAAAATTTCTTTGATATCCTTCATTTTTATGAATAAAATCTAAAGATTCTTTTTTTGGAAAACCACATATAGAAGGAGTTGGGTGTAAGCGATTTAATATTTCATAATAATCAGGTCCCTCATAAAAAGAAAAAAAAATTGAAGTTTCTAAATGTTTTAAATGTCCTATTTTTATAATTTTAGTTTTTTTTATAAAAAAAGTACCTTTATCTTTATATGATTTTAATAAGTCAAGAATATATTTTATTACAATTTTATGTTCTTTTATTTCTTTTTTTTTCCAATTATTAGATCCCCAAATAGTTCCTGCTAAAGCTGAAATTTTCAATTTTTTATTATGACATTTCATTAAAAGTTCTGGAGTACACCCTATCCAAAATCCATGATGTAAATCGTACCAAAGATTAATAAAAGCATTTGGATAAGAATAAATTAATTTTATAAATGTGTTTTTGAAATCAAAATTTCGAAAAGGAATTTTTATAGATCTGGATAAAACCGCTTTTTTAAAAAATCCTTTTTTTATATTTTCAATAGCTTTTTTTATTAAATTTTTATATTCGAAAGAATACGTTAAAAAGGAAGAATTTTTTTCATAAAATATAGGATATTTATTTTTTTTTCTCTGAAATTCTTGTATATACACATAATAAATTTTTTTTGGATATATTTTTACGGTATAATCGTGATTAAAGTTTTTTATTAAAAATAATTCTTCCCCAACAGAATGATGGTGTGAATAAAAAAATACTTTTTTATCATAAGGTTTTTTAAAAATAACAAAATTATTGTGTTTAGAATAATTTTTTATAATTTTTTTATATAAAGAATAAGGACTAATTTTTTCTATTAACATATTTATTTTTTAGGAATTATAATATTAGTTAGTTTACAAAAACTAATAATATTTTTTTTTTCATCGTAAACATGAACTTGAATAAAATGTAAAGTATTTCCTTTATGAACAATTTGAGCTTTGGCCAATAAAATTCCTTTTTTTATGGATCTAACGTGATTTGCAGAAATTTCAATACTAAAAATATTTTTTCTTTCATTTTTAATATTTATAAAAGAAATAGAACTTCCAACACTTTCAGCTAAAATCATAGTAGCTCCTCCATGTAGATAACCAAAAGGTTGACAAACCTTATGATTTATGGGCATTTTCGCTATCAACGTGTCCAATTTTTTGGATAAAAAAATAAATTGAATTTGCATTATGTTTATCAATGTGTTTTTTTTTAAATCATTTAATTCATTTAATAATTTTTGAATTATTTTCATCATAACAAAAAAATAAACAATACAAAATATGGATTAATTTACATTACATTATATTATTTTATATGTATTTTTTAAAAAAACATATTTTAAATTAGTAAATATGGAAATAAAAAAACAAGATGATAAAGATCTTATTCCATTAATAGGAATGAAAAATAAAATTGTTGGATTTGATAAAAAAGAAAAAATTCATATAGAAGGATTATTACATAGCGCTGTTTCTGTTTTTATTTTTAATTTAGAAAACGATTTAATGTTGCAAAGAAGATCTTCAAAAAAATATCATTCTTCTTCACTTTGGACAAATACTTGTTGCAGTCATCCTAGAAAAAATGAATCCATTTTAAATGCAGCACATCGTTGTTTGATAGAAGAAATGGGTTTTGATTGTTTTTTAGAAAAAAAATTTAGCTTTACTTATCATGAATTTTTAAGTAATGGATTAATAGAAAATGAATTAGATCATGTTTTTGTCGGATCTTACGAAGAATCTCCAATTATAAATTTTAAAGAAGTGGATAATTGGAAATGGATTTCATTAAATGAATTAATTGAAAATATTCATGATTGTCCAAATTCCTATACCATTTGGTTACAAATTATTATTAAAAATTATTTAAATCAATTAAAATGTATTAAAGTATGATAGCTACTATAAGTAGAAAAGGATATTTTAGTGCGGCACATAGACTTTACAATAATAATTGGGATTATAAAAAAAATATTGAGACATTTGGGAAATGTGCTCATTTAAATTATCATGGACATAATTACAAATATATTGTAAGTATTACAGGAGAGATAGATCCGGAAACGGGATTTATTTTTAATTTACAAAAATTGAAATATATTCTTTATGATGAAATAGAAAAGCTTTTTGATCACAAAAATATTAATTTAGATATTAAAGAATTTTCATCTATAAACCCTACTATAGAAAATATAGTGATTTTTATGTGGAGTAAAATAAAAAAAAAAATATCTTCTAACTTAGATTTAAAAATAACTTTGTACGAAACGGAAAATAATTTTGTTGAATATGATGGAAAATAAAAAAAAAAATTTTATTAAAAAGACTATTTTATATGATAATCATATCCGTTTAGGAGCAAAAATGATTAACTATTCTGGATTTTACATGCCCCTTCAATATACTTCTTCTTTAATGGAGCATATGTATGTTAGAAATTATGCTGGAATTTTTGATATTAGTCATATGGGGAAATTTATTTTAAAAGGTAGAAAATCTGAAGATTTAATTCAATATCTAACTACAAATGATCTCTCTAAAATAACAATTGGACAAGCTCAATATACTTGTTTAATTAACAATAAAGGAGGAATTATAGATGATTTAGTTATTTATAAAATTTCGGAAAACAATTTTT
Coding sequences:
- a CDS encoding dephospho-CoA kinase, whose protein sequence is MDVFYNKKKTIYVIKESAILFESKNYKECDFIISIISKKINMIERIIKRDNLNENQIIDRLKNQISNKKRKKKSNFIIQNDLSTYHLQQEADRIHQLLKTLIIT
- a CDS encoding dephospho-CoA kinase — its product is MIKKIKNRKIKLIGITGKMGSGKSLFSSFFKKKGIPVYYSDKRGKVLMNKIEIIKQNIIKYFGKNSYQKNKINKTHLSKIVFQNSMALKLLCHIVHPWMLLDFKQWMSSIIKKKLFM
- a CDS encoding co-chaperone GroES, which produces MVEVKIKPLADRVLVQPDPAETKTASGIIIPDTAKEKPQKGTIIAVGQGKKDEPMNLKEGDRVLYGKYSGTELKWEGEEYLIMRESDVIAII
- a CDS encoding chorismate-binding protein, giving the protein MLIEKISPYSLYKKIIKNYSKHNNFVIFKKPYDKKVFFYSHHHSVGEELFLIKNFNHDYTVKIYPKKIYYVYIQEFQRKKNKYPIFYEKNSSFLTYSFEYKNLIKKAIENIKKGFFKKAVLSRSIKIPFRNFDFKNTFIKLIYSYPNAFINLWYDLHHGFWIGCTPELLMKCHNKKLKISALAGTIWGSNNWKKKEIKEHKIVIKYILDLLKSYKDKGTFFIKKTKIIKIGHLKHLETSIFFSFYEGPDYYEILNRLHPTPSICGFPKKESLDFIHKNEGYQRNFYTGYIGIVNKKKMELYLNLRCLRIKEDKKEITLYAGSGITIDSNIDQEYIETENKMKNILSQLIFK
- a CDS encoding NAD(P)/FAD-dependent oxidoreductase — its product is MNIPRVNSLKRVVIIGAGFAGLQVAKKLRRDKFQVVLIDKNNYHTFQPLLYQVATAGLEPDSIAHSIRNIIKKTKNFFFRLAIVHYINTKKQKIYTNVGYISYDYLVIATGSVTNYFGNKNIESFALPMKSIPEALNLRSLILQDFESALLTKNEKEKERLMTFVIVGGGPTGVELAGALAEMKKYVLPHDYPDLDIQYMNIHLLQATSRLLDGMSEQSAKQAYKNLKELGVIIWLNCLVKDYNGEIVFMEKNKKIESSNVIWAAGVKGSIIKGFLKEDIEGNRILVDNNLKTIRYKNIFAIGDVASMKKNKHYPNGHPMIAQPAIQQGNYLAKNLNCFLDYSNIKPFVYKNLGSMATIGRNKAVCDFPYLKLKGFLAWIVWMFVHLVNLVGFRNRAIALTNWIIQYFHYNKSVRLIIRPFHRKKKII
- a CDS encoding zinc metallopeptidase — protein: MNYYFIVGTIFLVSVIVNAILKNKFRIYSKLYLHSHMSGKEIAEKMLTDHGIYDVNVLSVEGELTDHYNPINKTINLSEKVYNDRTAASVAVAAHECGHALQHRLGYNLLKLRNHLVPILNFSSKFINIAIMSGLTIFYSSGGKDSLILKFGIGLFFLVVIFSFLTLPIEFDASNRALTWLRNKNVVNYQEYHKAKESLNWAAMTYVISALGSLAQLIYFLSFLTGKKDE
- a CDS encoding KdsC family phosphatase; this encodes MNKINTFIFDVDGVLTNCTLNLFPDGNMVRQMFVKDGYAMQLARKKGYNLCIITRGSDLMVFRRLRSLNIPYIYQGVDNKKKYLDEYCKILNITKKEILYMGDDIPDIEIMKSVALPCSPIDAVQEVKDISKYISPKKGGKGCVRDVIEQTLKIQKNWF
- a CDS encoding ABC transporter ATP-binding protein; its protein translation is MGDLFAFSKRYCQKYKLRLCIGFLLILVSNILTLLPIPYIGKSVNTIKNLFTNFSNTSNSFSLKRDICIYTGIILIVPIIGGFVKYHMRQCIIITSRMIEFDIKNEIFSHYQKLSLSFYKNNSTGDLMNRLTEDVSFIRQYIGPGIMYFLNLIVLFFMVFMQMLRINKILTFYVILPIPILFISIYYISVFITNKSEEVQNFQSIICSFVQETFSGIHIIKSFVSESFFQEKHRKIILKYHKKNIELARIDTILSSIIIFFIGTCHLLILFFGSQKYFKGEIKEIGTIAEFFTYINVLIFPFIILGWVVSILERAKVSQIRISEFLKEKPKILNNNLINTKIFGTVKFKNVSFFYCQNNHKNNIKQENLNHTISKISFTLIKGKTLILTGETGSGKTTIGRLISRLYDPNQGEILIDNLSLRDHNLYDLRKSIGYVPQESFLFSDSIYNNIALGSLNKVTPCKVYDAAKIAMIENDILNFKNGYETIIGERGVTLSGGQKQRICIARAIIRNPKILIFDDSFSAIDQKTRKLIIHYIKEEMKYSTIIIITHDTSYISDFDLFIVLKNGKISKIKNYNISL
- a CDS encoding DUF3276 family protein, translated to MDEKENIKERNEICSRTLKTGSRTYFFDARETRAGDYYLTITESKKNFSETGEITYKKHKIYLYKEDFSKFQSILDDMIRFIINEKGREVISERHQKDFKNHTTYNQEIKDGQQKKTSDIKNFTNINFEDI
- the groL gene encoding chaperonin GroEL (60 kDa chaperone family; promotes refolding of misfolded polypeptides especially under stressful conditions; forms two stacked rings of heptamers to form a barrel-shaped 14mer; ends can be capped by GroES; misfolded proteins enter the barrel where they are refolded when GroES binds), with amino-acid sequence MAKDIKFDIEARDKLKKGVDALANAVKVTLGPKGRNVVLQKSFGGPQVTKDGVTVAKEIELEDSIENLGAQMVKEVASKTNDVAGDGTTTATVLAQAIVREGLKNVAAGANPMDLKRGIDKALEVVILDLKRQSREVGGNTEKIKQVASISANNDEKTGALIADAFEKVGKEGVITVEEAKGTDTSVDVVEGMQFDRGYQSPYFVTNTEKMITEFDQPQILLSDKKIAAMKDLLPILEPVAQSGKPLLIISEEVEGEALATLVVNKIRGTLKVAAIKAPGFGDRRKAMLEDIAILTGGSVISEETGSKLEDVKLNMLGKAERVIIDKDNTTIVNGGGNKKDIRARVDQIKSQIESTTSDYDKEKLQERLAKLAGGVAVLYVGAASEVEMKEKKDRVDDALNATRAAVEEGIVAGGGVALVRAIKSLDHTTGDNSDQDTGIQIVRRSLEEPLRQIVANAGGEGSVVVAKVAEGKGDFGYDAKIGEYKNMIEEGIIDPTKVARVALENAASVSGMLLTTECVVTEIKKDESSVTPPMPGAGGGGMGGMM
- the yajC gene encoding preprotein translocase subunit YajC, with translation MFFSLQQNSIASTIWMFVLIFIIFYFFMIRPQIKKQKIEKKFQENLQIGNYIVTNSGMHGKIIDITDHFCILETITGKVKLEKNTISKELTQLRYNNSNNNNIINYDKKNKE
- the nusB gene encoding transcription antitermination factor NusB, which translates into the protein MDSNKVEENMLKNIETLHILYIFFLNLILKIRENAIKNNNNKTDIIQKFACNSVIKILSKNKYLIEEYRSTKNSGKILWNQQDEYIFILLQEMQKSNFFSKFYKKDCSSFEEEKRFLIKYYKNFIIPNKKLIEYIEDLYYFNGEEDLYLAHNMVCKTLRFINHSTPHNFKLYNIYKNNENKKFVINLYRNTIFHKEEFNNLINDTSNNWDIKRIAIIDLIILQMAICEFLYFPNIPPKATMNEYIEITKIFCMEKSKIFINGILDQIFKFLYKKNKIFKIGKGLM